The proteins below come from a single Corynebacterium cystitidis genomic window:
- the pafA gene encoding Pup--protein ligase: MGVETEFGITATIDGRPVLGPEEVARYLFRPIVAKYQSSNIFSLSAARLYLDVGSHPEYATAECDSLTQLLNHDKAGERIYHDLALQAEQALADDNIGGSVYLFKNNVDSAGNSYGAHENYLISRDMVLKSFGKQLLPFMITRQLICGAGLIKEGRFVLSQRADQVWEGVSSATTRTRPIINTRDEPHGDSHRFRRMHVIAGDSNMAEPTFALKVGSTLLVIEMLEAGFALPDFELANAIKHVRDIADDPTGATPLTLKDGSTVTALEVQRAIWASARAWCDARPDEGTPNEEMVRVVDLWGRVLDAIETQDFSAVDTEIDWVIKKKLLDAYRAKLTEGYEHPKLQQIDLAYHDIHPERSLFYLLQRKGLVARWTTDEAIDEATRHAPHTTRSALRERFLRAADELDASISVDWVQMKVDRPEPRTVELKDPFANEDERVDDLIAYMHAHHQ; this comes from the coding sequence ATGGGCGTTGAAACCGAATTTGGGATAACCGCCACCATCGACGGGAGGCCCGTGTTGGGGCCTGAAGAGGTAGCGCGCTACCTGTTTCGGCCGATTGTGGCGAAATACCAATCCTCAAATATTTTCTCCCTTTCGGCCGCGCGTTTGTACCTGGATGTGGGCAGCCACCCCGAGTACGCTACTGCGGAATGTGACAGTCTCACCCAGCTTCTCAATCACGATAAGGCGGGGGAGAGGATCTACCATGACCTTGCGCTTCAGGCAGAGCAGGCGCTTGCCGACGACAATATCGGCGGGTCTGTGTACTTGTTTAAGAACAACGTGGATTCGGCCGGTAACTCCTATGGGGCCCATGAGAACTATCTGATCAGCCGAGACATGGTGCTGAAATCTTTTGGCAAGCAGCTGCTGCCGTTTATGATTACCCGCCAGCTGATTTGTGGGGCGGGCCTGATCAAGGAGGGCCGTTTCGTGCTCTCGCAGCGCGCAGACCAGGTGTGGGAGGGTGTCTCCTCGGCCACGACCCGCACGCGTCCGATCATTAACACCCGTGATGAACCTCACGGTGATTCGCACCGGTTCCGCCGGATGCACGTCATCGCCGGTGACTCGAACATGGCCGAACCCACGTTTGCTCTCAAGGTAGGTTCGACGCTGCTGGTCATCGAGATGCTTGAGGCCGGCTTCGCTCTACCGGACTTTGAGCTGGCCAACGCGATTAAGCACGTGCGTGACATCGCTGATGACCCCACAGGGGCCACGCCCCTGACATTGAAGGATGGCTCGACAGTCACGGCGTTGGAGGTGCAGCGGGCAATTTGGGCGTCGGCACGTGCCTGGTGTGACGCCCGCCCCGACGAGGGTACCCCAAATGAGGAGATGGTGCGCGTAGTAGATCTGTGGGGGCGCGTGCTCGACGCGATTGAGACGCAGGATTTCAGCGCGGTGGATACCGAAATCGACTGGGTGATTAAAAAGAAGCTGCTCGACGCCTACCGCGCGAAACTCACAGAAGGCTACGAGCACCCGAAGCTGCAGCAGATCGATCTGGCATATCACGATATCCACCCCGAGCGCAGCCTATTCTACCTGCTGCAACGTAAAGGTTTGGTGGCGCGGTGGACAACTGATGAAGCAATCGACGAGGCCACCCGCCATGCGCCACACACCACCCGTTCCGCGCTGCGCGAGCGGTTCCTGCGTGCCGCCGACGAGCTGGACGCCAGCATTTCTGTGGATTGGGTGCAGATGAAAGTCGATCGACCCGAGCCGCGCACGGTTGAGCTGAAAGACCCATTTGCTAACGAGGACGAGCGTGTCGACGATCTGATCGCCTACATGCACGCCCACCACCAGTAG
- a CDS encoding helix-turn-helix transcriptional regulator, which yields MKDSPEKITDLVRSLNLVPYLRQHPDASVMEIARDLGLTPQEVMGALNRLHVSGVGKGPGEMIDLVAEWSGVTVIDDQGLDKPLRLTPTEANALLLTLETLETIPGLIDQKAVTSAAAKIRDVVNSPGVTDIIADSDPGPAAVISQALAGKRQLNLEYYSPSSNTTRTRQVSPDNLFHRDGQTYLRAWENGEQKTFRLDRVRQAALIDEPAVAETGRFDANDPFGFGDKQVAELLIAPEATWLVDYWEIELGQRSSTAGDRGWWHATMPFGSPEWLIRFALSQADRVRVVSPQAIAEEIAHRADSARRRYDRANSPD from the coding sequence GTGAAAGATAGCCCCGAAAAGATTACTGACCTGGTACGTTCGCTGAACCTCGTGCCGTACCTGCGACAACATCCCGATGCATCGGTGATGGAGATCGCGCGAGATCTAGGCCTAACCCCACAGGAAGTGATGGGAGCACTGAACCGGCTGCACGTCTCCGGGGTGGGCAAAGGCCCTGGCGAAATGATCGACCTCGTGGCGGAATGGTCCGGGGTGACAGTCATCGACGACCAAGGGTTGGACAAACCACTGCGATTGACACCTACGGAGGCGAACGCGCTATTGCTGACTCTGGAGACCCTCGAAACAATCCCCGGGCTGATCGACCAGAAGGCAGTCACCTCGGCGGCCGCAAAGATCAGGGACGTCGTAAATTCTCCGGGTGTGACTGACATCATTGCAGATAGTGACCCCGGTCCAGCCGCCGTGATCAGCCAGGCGCTTGCTGGCAAACGACAGCTGAACCTTGAGTACTATTCGCCCTCGTCAAATACTACGCGAACCCGGCAGGTCAGCCCCGACAATCTCTTTCACCGCGATGGCCAAACCTACCTGCGCGCATGGGAAAACGGGGAGCAAAAAACTTTTCGCTTGGACCGGGTGCGCCAGGCGGCCCTCATCGATGAACCAGCGGTAGCCGAAACTGGTCGGTTTGATGCAAATGACCCCTTCGGCTTTGGCGACAAGCAGGTCGCCGAACTTCTGATCGCCCCCGAGGCAACCTGGCTTGTGGACTATTGGGAGATCGAACTAGGTCAGCGCAGTAGCACTGCGGGTGATCGCGGCTGGTGGCATGCAACCATGCCCTTTGGCTCACCAGAATGGCTTATTCGCTTCGCGCTGAGTCAAGCCGATCGCGTCAGAGTAGTATCCCCGCAAGCAATTGCGGAAGAGATCGCTCACCGAGCGGATTCGGCGCGCAGGCGTTATGATCGTGCGAACAGCCCTGATTAG
- a CDS encoding ubiquitin-like protein Pup, with product MARQHIHGQPDNDDGDFTDDGLTSGQAQINTAGTDDLLDEIDGLLETNAEEFVRSFVQKGGQ from the coding sequence ATGGCACGGCAACACATTCACGGCCAGCCCGACAACGACGATGGCGACTTTACCGACGACGGGCTGACCAGTGGGCAGGCCCAGATTAACACGGCTGGCACCGACGACCTGCTCGACGAGATTGACGGACTGCTAGAAACAAACGCTGAGGAGTTCGTGCGCTCTTTTGTACAGAAGGGCGGCCAGTAA
- a CDS encoding helix-turn-helix transcriptional regulator, translating into MTTDDDVVARLTNLTFALLGAETPRTQDWVRRHVAGYENKTDQAFQRMIQRDVASIRRAGVPARSENGLVWVDQDTYELPPIEFTEAEATVLGLAGDLGHSSSLGAFARSGWTKLAASGATRNFDDAPFADMDNDVLRLSAELVNAVTACIRSSTRMSFDYRPSPTSDPQRRVMDPWGIVALNNRAYIVGWDVERGAERSFRAIRVSQVRKVRSDEFISTERDLQDVVEESLRGPTTTATVQVSGPVPELTELIEQGVPGDEHGEHWIFENVERDWLVRTIASYGDEVIVVKPDDVRADVIALLEAARER; encoded by the coding sequence GTGACGACTGATGACGATGTGGTGGCACGCCTCACCAATCTCACGTTTGCGCTGCTTGGCGCCGAAACTCCGCGCACGCAGGACTGGGTGCGCCGCCATGTTGCCGGCTATGAAAACAAGACTGATCAGGCGTTCCAGCGCATGATTCAACGCGACGTGGCCTCCATCCGGCGCGCAGGGGTTCCTGCACGCAGCGAGAACGGCTTGGTGTGGGTGGATCAAGACACTTACGAACTCCCACCGATCGAGTTTACTGAGGCGGAGGCGACAGTCCTCGGTCTCGCTGGTGATCTGGGGCACTCCAGCAGCCTCGGAGCCTTTGCGCGCTCAGGGTGGACCAAACTGGCGGCCTCTGGGGCCACACGCAATTTCGATGATGCACCTTTTGCAGACATGGATAATGACGTGCTGCGGTTATCCGCAGAGCTCGTCAACGCCGTGACCGCGTGCATTCGTAGCTCCACGCGGATGAGTTTCGACTATCGGCCCAGCCCCACCAGTGATCCGCAGCGCCGCGTGATGGACCCGTGGGGCATCGTCGCACTCAATAACCGGGCGTACATCGTGGGTTGGGACGTGGAACGCGGAGCCGAGCGCAGCTTTCGCGCCATCCGTGTCAGCCAAGTACGAAAAGTACGTTCCGACGAGTTCATCTCCACCGAACGAGACCTCCAAGATGTGGTAGAGGAATCGCTGCGTGGGCCCACAACAACCGCCACCGTGCAGGTTTCCGGCCCGGTCCCCGAGCTCACTGAGCTCATTGAGCAGGGGGTACCCGGTGACGAGCACGGCGAGCATTGGATATTTGAAAACGTCGAGCGTGATTGGCTAGTACGTACTATTGCAAGCTACGGCGACGAAGTGATCGTCGTTAAGCCTGACGACGTACGCGCCGACGTCATCGCATTATTGGAGGCCGCACGTGAAAGATAG
- the tatA gene encoding Sec-independent protein translocase subunit TatA, with translation MPNVGWVEFILILVVILLLFGAKKLPDLARSMGRSARIFKSEVKEMQDDNEQPQQQSQLTQAQQEQDFWDRPENQPTAHPEQLPQQQNPQNQ, from the coding sequence ATGCCAAACGTCGGTTGGGTGGAATTCATACTCATCCTCGTCGTCATCCTGCTCCTCTTCGGCGCAAAGAAGCTGCCGGATCTGGCACGTTCGATGGGACGATCCGCGCGTATCTTCAAATCTGAAGTTAAGGAGATGCAGGACGATAACGAGCAGCCCCAACAACAAAGTCAGCTCACCCAGGCCCAGCAGGAGCAAGACTTCTGGGACCGACCAGAAAACCAGCCGACTGCGCACCCAGAGCAGCTCCCTCAACAGCAGAACCCTCAGAACCAGTAG